A single window of Salvia splendens isolate huo1 chromosome 6, SspV2, whole genome shotgun sequence DNA harbors:
- the LOC121806579 gene encoding protein GRAVITROPIC IN THE LIGHT 1-like, with translation MDSVTPKKSRLARTFAKVLHEDIRKAKSREKTKKDRDKAAGEAFVAKLFAGLSSIKASYAQLQYAQSPYDADGIQSADRTIVAELKKLSELRQRFLKKELGEASPATALLVAEAQEQSSVVKMYEITSRKLDSQVKLKESEILFLKEKLAEIDGDCKLLDKRLHSSGGGGEQLSFRDRRELRPSHFVSLLRQAVKSVRSFVRLLVDEMESEDWDLDAAAASIQPGVSFWERNHICFAFESFLCREMFDCFDRPCFSDENAAEKEDRRREFFERFTELKSSRPADYLNRKPKSKFAEFCKAKYLRVIHPKMEASLFGNLNQRSLVSSGVMPENAFFATFCEMAKRVWMLHCLAFALDPDVAVFRVSNGSRFSEVYMESVNDEAFDASPEPVVAFTVVPGFRVASVVVQSQVYLK, from the coding sequence ATGGATTCCGTCAcgccgaagaagagccgcctcGCGCGCACCTTCGCCAAGGTCCTGCACGAGGATATCAGGAAGGCCAAATCTCGCGAGAAGACGAAgaaggatcgagacaaggctgCCGGAGAAGCTTTTGTGGCGAAGCTCTTTGCCGGATTATCGTCGATTAAGGCGTCGTATGCTCAATTACAGTACGCGCAGTCGCCGTACGACGCCGACGGTATTCAATCGGCGGATCGGACGATTGTTGCTGAGCTGAAGAAATTGTCGGAGCTGAGGCAGCGATTTTTGAAGAAGGAGCTCGGTGAGGCGTCTCCGGCGACGGCGCTGCTCGTCGCCGAGGCTCAGGAGCAGAGCAGTGTTGTGAAGATGTACGAGATCACGAGCCGGAAGCTCGATTCGCAGGTGAAGCTGAAGGAATCGGAGATCCTGTTTTTGAAGGAGAAGCTGGCGGAGATCGACGGAGACTGCAAGCTGCTCGACAAAAGGCTCCACTCgagcggaggaggaggagaacaGCTGTCGTTTCGAGATCGAAGGGAGCTGAGACCGAGCCATTTCGTATCGCTGCTTCGGCAGGCGGTGAAGTCGGTTCGGAGCTTCGTTCGGTTGCTCGTCGACGAGATGGAGTCGGAGGATTGGGATCTGGACGCCGCCGCGGCCTCGATCCAGCCTGGCGTCTCGTTTTGGGAGCGGAATCACATTTGCTTCGCCTTCGAGTCATTCCTTTGCAGAGAGATGTTTGATTGCTTCGATCGCCCCTGTTTCTCTGATGAAAACGCGGCGGAGAAGGAGGATCGCCGCCGCGAGTTCTTCGAGAGATTCACGGAGCTGAAATCCTCGAGGCCAGCGGATTATCTAAATCGGAAGCCGAAATCGAAATTCGCGGAATTCTGCAAAGCAAAGTACCTACGTGTAATTCATCCGAAGATGGAGGCGTCGCTTTTCGGCAATCTAAATCAGAGGAGTCTGGTGAGCTCCGGCGTGATGCCGGAGAACGCGTTCTTCGCCACCTTCTGTGAGATGGCGAAGCGCGTGTGGATGCTGCATTGCCTCGCCTTCGCATTGGACCCTGACGTGGCGGTTTTTCGGGTGAGCAATGGGAGCCGGTTCTCGGAGGTGTACATGGAGAGCGTGAACGACGAGGCTTTCGACGCCTCCCCGGAGCCAGTGGTGGCGTTCACTGTCGTTCCGGGGTTTAGGGTCGCGAGTGTCGTCGTTCAATCGCAAGTGTATTTAAAGTGA
- the LOC121808908 gene encoding uncharacterized protein LOC121808908 — protein sequence MRSLMVLWHPPDAPMVKLNTDEAFSTSTMEAREGGLVRGCNGGLLRAFCSPVAASSSFEAELMALIRGFEMAMEFSTRIWIELDSAALVTLLSSGQLGSADLRLHMALIRSMTSQRQVRFSHIYREGNRAADFLAGRGSRPLP from the coding sequence ATGCGTTCTCTCATGGTCCTTTGGCATCCCCCTGACGCCCCTATGGTGAAGCTTAACACTGATGAAGCCTTCTCTACATCGACAATGGAGGCGAGAGAGGGAGGATTGGTTCGTGGTTGTAATGGAGGTCTTTTGCGGGCCTTTTGTTCTCCGGTTGCTGCATCTTCGAGCTTTGAGGCAGAGCTTATGGCTCTTATTCGAGGTTTTGAGATGGCTATGGAGTTTTCTACACGTATTTGGATAGAGCTGGACTCAGCGGCTCTGGTTACCTTACTGTCATCTGGACAGCTTGGTTCTGCGGATCTTAGACTTCATATGGCTTTGATTCGGAGTATGACTTCTCAGCGGCAGGTTCgattctcacacatctacagagaaggAAACCGTGCTGCAGATTTTCTTGCGGGTAGGGgatccagacccctgccatga